A portion of the Flavobacteriales bacterium genome contains these proteins:
- a CDS encoding SurA N-terminal domain-containing protein, whose protein sequence is MASLESIRKKSGLLIAFIGIALLAFLLGDALGNGRSIFGGDQDLGSINGEKIDYVKFEKELKDRSQLEGPGADQDQLRQRLWDQKVTEAVLNSEYEKAGISLTDKEMASNIIGYDNKEVAPIVKQIFGIQPGQEVSNAQLSAGIERLQNENPGQWAYIQEIIRGQLLNDKLNTFVGKSMISNDAEAQVTYESQARTYSGKMVFKSYASVDPANKAVTDEDIKAYYENNKTDYEIEESRRIRYTVFEVNPSETDAMTVKAKVEKLKSESVEYNKAYDLYDTIPGFDKTDDMVGFMRTHSDIPYNPNFMARKMISPTIDEMMHEAEIGFVYGPYFEGGMYRMARLMDKRNDSIVVAVLGVEVVASESTDKEVYTKASSFAMEVQKNGFDAAIKGLQNQPSYRRAIQMTTQEIPAVGKERQIVRWAFAEKTEAGTFKRFDIGNKYVIATLEAKMPKGYASFEDIKDQLKPAAENEKAKQFLLSKLNGVTSLSAAATALGVEETDFAGVSLSSNSVGTAGYDPKAVGMVAGLAKGKTSAPIGGIGGVYIARVDEIVEPVASNELGAIKSQIENTFAPRVGYELLPAMKENANIEDNRAKFY, encoded by the coding sequence ATGGCATCATTAGAAAGTATTCGTAAGAAATCAGGATTATTAATCGCCTTTATTGGAATCGCACTATTAGCTTTTCTTCTAGGTGATGCATTAGGAAACGGTCGTTCAATCTTCGGAGGAGATCAGGACCTAGGGTCTATCAATGGAGAAAAAATAGACTATGTGAAATTTGAAAAAGAACTCAAAGACCGCTCACAGCTAGAAGGTCCAGGAGCTGATCAAGATCAGTTGAGACAAAGACTTTGGGATCAAAAAGTAACAGAGGCTGTATTAAACTCAGAGTATGAAAAAGCAGGGATTTCTTTAACAGACAAAGAAATGGCTTCAAATATCATTGGGTATGACAACAAAGAAGTTGCTCCAATCGTGAAGCAAATTTTTGGAATTCAGCCAGGACAAGAAGTTTCCAATGCGCAATTGAGTGCTGGAATCGAAAGACTACAAAATGAAAACCCAGGACAATGGGCATATATCCAAGAAATCATCAGAGGACAACTCCTTAATGACAAATTGAATACTTTCGTTGGAAAATCGATGATTTCAAATGACGCCGAAGCTCAAGTTACTTATGAGTCTCAAGCAAGAACTTATAGCGGAAAAATGGTCTTTAAAAGCTATGCTTCTGTAGATCCTGCAAACAAAGCAGTAACAGATGAAGACATCAAAGCTTACTATGAAAACAATAAAACGGATTACGAGATTGAGGAATCAAGAAGAATTCGTTATACAGTTTTTGAAGTAAACCCAAGTGAAACTGATGCCATGACTGTAAAAGCCAAGGTAGAAAAGCTTAAAAGCGAAAGTGTAGAGTATAATAAAGCTTATGACCTTTATGATACCATTCCTGGTTTTGATAAAACAGACGATATGGTAGGGTTTATGAGAACTCATTCAGATATTCCTTATAATCCAAACTTTATGGCTCGTAAAATGATTTCACCAACTATTGATGAAATGATGCACGAAGCAGAAATCGGGTTTGTTTACGGTCCTTATTTTGAAGGAGGAATGTACCGCATGGCACGTTTGATGGATAAAAGAAACGACTCAATCGTAGTAGCAGTATTAGGAGTAGAAGTAGTAGCTAGTGAGTCTACGGATAAAGAAGTATACACAAAAGCAAGTTCTTTTGCAATGGAAGTTCAGAAGAATGGATTTGATGCAGCAATTAAAGGATTGCAAAATCAACCATCTTACCGAAGAGCTATTCAAATGACTACACAAGAAATTCCAGCAGTAGGAAAAGAAAGACAAATAGTTCGTTGGGCTTTTGCAGAAAAAACAGAAGCAGGAACATTCAAAAGATTTGATATCGGTAATAAATATGTAATAGCAACCTTGGAAGCTAAAATGCCAAAAGGATATGCCTCTTTTGAAGATATCAAAGACCAATTAAAGCCAGCTGCAGAAAACGAAAAAGCGAAGCAATTTTTATTGAGCAAGCTTAATGGAGTAACTTCATTGTCAGCTGCTGCTACCGCTCTAGGAGTAGAAGAAACGGATTTTGCCGGAGTAAGTCTATCTTCAAACTCAGTGGGAACCGCAGGTTATGATCCAAAAGCCGTGGGAATGGTTGCAGGATTAGCAAAAGGAAAAACATCGGCTCCAATAGGTGGAATCGGAGGAGTATATATTGCTCGTGTAGATGAAATTGTTGAGCCAGTAGCTTCAAACGAATTAGGAGCTATCAAATCTCAAATAGAAAACACATTTGCACCTAGAGTGGGGTATGAACTATTACCAGCCATGAAAGAAAATGCAAATATTGAAGATAATAGAGCTAAGTTTTATTAA
- the metF gene encoding methylenetetrahydrofolate reductase [NAD(P)H], translating to MKVTEHIAKAKGKTLFSFEVLPPLKGQSIQQAYRAVDQMMEYNPSFINVTYHREEYIFKPLANGFHEKKVVRKRPGTVGMCAALQSRYKIDTIPHILCGGFSKEETENFLIDLDFLEIDNVLALRGDPVKGETYFQSEAKGNNYAKDLILQIKDLNNGIYQDEDLQNPTPTNFCIGSAGYPEKHMEAPNLDTDILKLKEKVDAGAEYIITQMFFDNQKYFSFVEKCREAGIDIPIIPGLKPLSTQRQLSIIPHRFHVDLPEELVIEAVKCKTKEEVTALGVEWCIAQSKELKKYGVPSLHYYSMGKTERITKILKEVF from the coding sequence ATGAAAGTAACAGAACATATAGCAAAAGCCAAAGGTAAAACGCTTTTTAGTTTTGAGGTTTTACCACCGCTAAAAGGGCAGAGTATTCAGCAAGCTTACCGGGCTGTGGATCAAATGATGGAGTATAATCCTTCTTTTATCAATGTCACTTATCACAGAGAGGAATATATTTTTAAGCCATTAGCCAATGGTTTTCATGAAAAAAAAGTGGTGAGAAAAAGACCAGGAACCGTGGGAATGTGTGCCGCACTCCAATCTCGATACAAAATAGATACTATTCCTCATATTCTTTGTGGAGGTTTTTCAAAAGAAGAAACAGAAAACTTCTTAATAGATCTCGATTTTTTAGAAATTGATAATGTTTTGGCATTACGAGGAGATCCTGTAAAAGGAGAAACCTATTTTCAGTCTGAAGCTAAAGGAAATAACTATGCTAAAGATTTGATACTGCAAATAAAAGATTTGAATAACGGAATTTATCAGGATGAGGATTTACAAAACCCAACGCCTACAAATTTCTGTATTGGATCTGCTGGTTATCCTGAAAAACACATGGAAGCACCCAATCTGGATACCGACATCCTAAAACTCAAAGAAAAAGTGGATGCAGGAGCAGAATATATTATTACACAAATGTTTTTTGACAATCAAAAATATTTTTCTTTTGTAGAAAAATGTCGAGAAGCAGGAATCGATATTCCCATTATCCCAGGGTTAAAACCATTGAGTACCCAAAGACAACTAAGCATCATTCCGCATCGATTCCATGTAGATTTACCCGAAGAACTCGTTATAGAAGCCGTAAAATGCAAAACAAAAGAAGAAGTAACGGCTTTGGGGGTAGAATGGTGTATCGCTCAGTCCAAAGAACTTAAAAAATACGGAGTTCCCTCGCTTCACTATTATTCTATGGGGAAAACAGAAAGAATAACAAAAATTTTGAAGGAGGTTTTTTAA